AAAAATAATTTTTTCTCAAATAAAAGATTATGAATAGTAGTTCATACAACTTATAAATAACATTCTAACGATTTGCATATAGGTGGAAGCTTTTTTCGACCTAGAGCTGATTAAATGAGAAAAAAGAATGATATTGGTTCCGTCCAACCCATGCAAATAATCGTGGGATGGGGAGAAGGGGCCGTAACTTTCTGGAATGAGAATATCATTCCGAATACTTTTTCTGACAAAATAGTAGGGAGGTCTTCTTTATGAAGGGGGCCGCTATAGCCGCTATCGTTATTGCTGCTGTCGTAATAGTCGCGGGTATCGCAGCTTTCATGATGATGGGATCTGGAAGCAATGACAACGGGAATGATGATGTCAAGACATATACTGTATCGTTTGTGACCGATGGCGGCTCATATGTTTCGAGCCAGAGCGTAAAGCAGGGTGATCGTGCCGTCGAGCCTACGACTTCCAGGGCCGGTTATTCGTTCCAGGGATGGTTCACATCTCAGAATGGTGGGAGTCAGTTCTCGTTCTCGCAATCGATAAACAAGGACACGACGTTGTATGCTCACTGGATTCCTGATCAGACACCTACAACCTCCTATACGATCACTTTCAATGCCAACGGAGGTTCCCCCAGCACCAGCCAAACCGTCACTGCGGGCTCCTATGCAAACGAGCCATCTGTCTCCAGGAGCGGATACACTTTCGACGGCTGGTACACCGCCGCGTCCGGAGGGTCGAAGTTCAACTTCTCCAACCCAATCGCCAGCAACATGACGCTTTATGCGCATTGGACTCAGAACTCGACTCCCGTGACAACTTATACGGTCACTTTCAATGCCAACGGAGGTTCTTATGTCTCCAGCCAAACTGTTAATTCTGGGGATAAAATCACGGAGCCGACTACGACAAGGTCTGGTTATAATTTCCTTGGGTGGTTTACCGCTTCGTCTGGCGGAGAGCAGTTTAATTTCAGCAAGCCTATCACGTATGATTTGACACTTTATGCCCATTGGGATAGTACCTACCACACTGTCATTTTCAGGACCAATGGTAATGGTACCGTATCTCCGACTTCGATAACCGTTCAGGACGGTGCCACAATTAGCGCCAACGGTTCGACGCTCACAGT
This portion of the Candidatus Methanomethylophilaceae archaeon genome encodes:
- a CDS encoding InlB B-repeat-containing protein gives rise to the protein MKGAAIAAIVIAAVVIVAGIAAFMMMGSGSNDNGNDDVKTYTVSFVTDGGSYVSSQSVKQGDRAVEPTTSRAGYSFQGWFTSQNGGSQFSFSQSINKDTTLYAHWIPDQTPTTSYTITFNANGGSPSTSQTVTAGSYANEPSVSRSGYTFDGWYTAASGGSKFNFSNPIASNMTLYAHWTQNSTPVTTYTVTFNANGGSYVSSQTVNSGDKITEPTTTRSGYNFLGWFTASSGGEQFNFSKPITYDLTLYAHWDSTYHTVIFRTNGNGTVSPTSITVQDGATISANGSTLTVGGQRIVANPSASTSQNTYTFTGWSVSSGTVRSDMTITASFTVITKSYTVTFNSNGGSSVPSQTVVAGGYASVPSDPILSGYKFEGWYTSTGGSTKFNFGSPITANTTVYAQWTKEVQSIKFYLADRPSTIQIGSGYDVADIYGTSGTVSTSITVTPRSNTVTINLHNASMKSSGSYPLISADGVSLKIVVDGSCSLYGYDGTSATTSGGNGIIGYSAVSCKSLALSGNGSIYIKGGNGGNGYCLLRR